In a genomic window of Plectropomus leopardus isolate mb chromosome 6, YSFRI_Pleo_2.0, whole genome shotgun sequence:
- the vamp5 gene encoding vesicle-associated membrane protein 5, whose protein sequence is MENGKSRLQQAQEEVEEVKVIMLDNLNKADERSGKLGELEDRADELLAKSKAFERTANQVKQKKRWENSKMKVVFIVVGVVTAAVIIGLIIYAIVDSAGGQ, encoded by the exons ATG GAGAATGGGAAGAGCCGCCTGCAGCAGGcccaggaggaggtggaggaggtgaaggtCATCATGCTGGACAACCTGAACAAGGCTGACGAGAGATCTGGCAAACTGGGCGAGCTGGAGGATAGGGCTGATGAGCTGCTGGCAAAG AGTAAAGCTTTTGAAAGGACCGCCAACCAGGTGAAGCAAAAGAAACGATGGGAGAACAGCAAGATGAAAGTTGTGTTTATTGTCGTTGGCGTAGTCACGGCAGCAGTCATCATCGGACTTATAATCTACGCCATCGTTGATAGCGCAGGAGGACAGTAG